A genomic window from Parasteatoda tepidariorum isolate YZ-2023 chromosome 10, CAS_Ptep_4.0, whole genome shotgun sequence includes:
- the LOC107437742 gene encoding DNA excision repair protein ERCC-5 — MGVLGLWQLLAPVGQPVTLESLENKIFAVDISIWLNQALKGYRDSQGGSVPNAHLLSLFSRLCKLLFYKIRPVIVFDGGFPELKRQTIINRQQRRAESKAKNRDRGLKILTNYLASQNLAVAGGSGSSSQQIIKPKEKARDEIFKLPPIPEPALDGGYETSDTDLIEWKFTNFSKEDIKYLNQIDINSEDFDNLPPDVKQEILSTLKESRKHRTWEQYVELPEESNEFSKYQMQCLLKKRNLSKKLEEVQKDLRKVNSADFIAQYTNDHVVGETNKIMSDDTSHYVLLKKIIHKKEKSADQELNEDTLNDSMAETKNTFIKDMENIDVDNLGEYETITIKQKQDNKISATRNEIEVKQESCFFDNYSEEDVDDPKEIQLLNTEDLSSVTASLPLKPKNVEKQSYETIEDIESFLSNPNWETTLKSDNITEQNNIPGDITEKHNISSDVTEQNIFDDATQNVKVFSDNHVLNSNSQKETSNSKATTLSAMQNIILENNKDLNSIPHQEVSKESDCSNIFGDSITSESKLKSPLKSIPSNLKNNTIDICSSEDELIPCDEDQESVASNVPARNTFINEKFIDISSREQHISDKTSVEESLCGTESKSSILDDPENYSYDENVLPSTSKNNSLSKEEREAALMQLQNDLETATAVLEADQAKTDRQNRTVQEHMVEECKELLQLFGIPYIVSPTEAEAQCAFFDSANMTHGTITDDSDVWLFGGKRVYKNFFTQQKYVEFYKDIEVFNHFNLSRKKLINFAMLTGSDYTEGIDGVGPVTAMEILSEFHGEDIEVLRDFKEWWTNANKNITTPDNKVRSKLKKLVLDWNFPDEKVFDAYLNPVIDHSTDKFTWGRPDLDALREYTRERFGWNKIKVDDALLPVIKKLNERESQTHLDSFFTVNLQKQTNLFPSKRIMSALKKMTSPESKQLDKKETKCTKRKSNASKKTTAKKLKKKSTAKEIKKKPKVQIQGPVLSEESSDDE, encoded by the coding sequence atgggAGTATTAGGACTCTGGCAATTATTAGCTCCCGTTGGCCAGCCAGTTACTCTAGAgtcattagaaaataaaatctttgctGTGGATATAAGTATATGGCTAAATCAAGCTTTAAAGGGTTATAGAGACTCCCAAGGAGGATCTGTACCAAATGCTCATCTTCTTAGTTTATTTAGTAGGTTATgcaaattgcttttttataaaataagaccTGTAATAGTTTTTGATGGGGGTTTTCCTGAGCTAAAACGACAAACCATTATAAACCGTCAACAGCGAAGAGCAGAAAGTAAAGCAAAGAATAGAGACagaggtttaaaaattttaactaattatttagcgTCTCAAAATCTGGCTGTTGCAGGCGGAAGTGGCTCATCATCTCAGCAAATTATTAAACCTAAAGAAAAGGCAcgagatgaaatttttaaattgccacCAATACCCGAACCAGCATTAGATGGAGGCTACGAAACATCCGATACTGATTTGATAGAATggaaatttactaattttagtaAAGAGGATATAAAATACTTGAATCAAATCGACATAAATTCTGAAGATTTTGATAATCTTCCTCCTGAtgttaaacaagaaattttgaGTACGTTAAAAGAAAGCAGGAAACATCGAACATGGGAACAATATGTCGAACTTCCTGAAGAATCCAATGAATTTTCAAAGTATCAGATGCAGTGTTTACTTAAAAAGCGAAACTTGTCTAAGAAATTAGAAGAAGTTCAAAAAGATTTGAGAAAAGTCAATTCTGCTGATTTTATTGCTCAGTACACAAATGATCATGTGGTTGGTGAAACTAATAAAATCATGTCTGATGATACTTCACATTATGtcctattgaaaaaaatcatacacaaaaaagaaaagtcagCTGATCAAGAATTAAATGAAGATACTTTAAATGACTCAATGGCTGAAACAAAAAACACTTTCATTAAAGATATGGAAAATATTGATGTAGATAATTTAGGTGAATATGAAACCATAACTATTAAACAGaaacaagataataaaataagtgcTACTAGAAATGAGATTGAAGTGAAACAAGAAAGTTGTTTCTTTGATAATTATAGTGAAGAAGATGTTGATGATCCAAAAGAAATCCAACTTCTAAATACTGAAGATTTGTCATCTGTAACAGCTTCATTGCCTCTGAAACCAAAGAATGTAGAAAAGCAAAGTTATGAAACCATTGAAGATATAGAGTCATTTTTATCTAACCCTAATTGGGAAACAACTTTAAAGTCTGATAATATAACTGAGCAAAATAACATTCCTGGTGATATTACTGAAAAACATAACATTTCTAGTGATGTcactgaacaaaatatttttgacgatGCAACACAGAATGTCAAAGTATTTAGTGATAATCATGTTTTGAATTCAAACTCTCAAAAAGAAACTTCTAATTCTAAAGCAACTACACTATCTGCTATGCAGAACATTATATTGGAAAataacaaagatttaaattctattCCTCATCAGGAAGTCTCAAAAGAGTCTGATTGCAGCAATATTTTTGGTGATTCAATAACTTCTGAAAGCAAACTGAAATCACCATTGAAAAGTATTCCttcaaacttgaaaaataatactattgaTATTTGTTCCAGTGAGGATGAATTGATACCTTGTGATGAAGATCAAGAATCGGTTGCAAGCAATGTTCCCGCAAGAAACAcgttcataaatgaaaaatttattgatatttctaGTAGAGAGCAACATATCTCAGATAAAACTTCTGTTGAAGAATCTCTTTGTGGCACTGAAAGTAAAAGTTCTATATTAGATGATCCTGAAAACTATTCAtatgatgaaaatgttttacCATCCacatccaaaaataattctctttcAAAAGAAGAAAGAGAAGCTGCCTTAATGCAATTGCAAAATGATCTAGAAACTGCCACTGCAGTTCTAGAAGCTGATCAGGCAAAAACAGACAGGCAGAACAGAACAGTTCAAGAACATATGGTAGAAGAATGTAAAGAACTTCTTCAACTGTTTGGAATCCCGTACATTGTGAGTCCCACTGAAGCAGAAGCTCAGTGTGCCTTTTTCGATTCTGCGAACATGACTCATGGAACAATTACTGATGATAGTGATGTGTGGCTCTTTGGTGGCAAAAGAGtgtacaaaaactttttcactCAACAGAAATATGTTGAATTTTAtaaggacattgaagtgttcaACCATTTCAACTTAAGTCGCaaaaagctaataaattttgcaatgctAACTGGCAGTGACTATACTGAAGGCATTGATGGAGTTGGTCCAGTGACTGCGATGGAAATCTTGAGTGAGTTTCATGGAGAGGATATTGAGGTATTGCGTGATTTCAAAGAATGGTGGACAAatgccaataaaaatattaccacTCCTGACAATAAAGTTCGCTCAAAGCTGAAAAAACTAGTTCTTGATTGGAATTTTCCTGATGAAAAAGTGTTTGATGCTTATCTAAATCCAGTTATTGATCACTCTACTGATAAGTTTACTTGGGGTCGACCTGATTTGGACGCTCTACGGGAGTATACTAGAGAACGATTTGgatggaataaaattaaagttgatgATGCTTTGCTACCTGTTATTAAAAAGCTTAATGAAAGGGAGTCCCAGACTCATTTGGAtagtttttttactgttaatttacaaaaacaaactaatttatttcCAAGCAAACGTATAATGTCTGCTTTAAAGAAGATGACATCACCAGAAAGCaaacaacttgataaaaaagaaacaaaatgcaCCAAGAGAAAATCTAATGCTTCCAAAAAAACTACAgctaagaaactaaaaaaaaaatcgacagctaaggaaataaagaaaaagccTAAAGTTCAAATTCAGGGACCTGTTTTAAGTGAAGAAAGTTCAGATgatgaataa